The following proteins come from a genomic window of Heyndrickxia acidicola:
- a CDS encoding Gfo/Idh/MocA family protein, with product MLKVALLSRWHVHADDYAREAKENPNIFISAIWDEDAERGRKWADELEVLFIEDIDTLLADSSIDAVIVAAPTAMHHQIIVKAAKAGKHIFSEKVLALSFQESKDIFSSVKESNVQLMLSLPRLVETPYLYASEAIEKGLLGKVNTVRCRCAHGLGLPSETEPYGWLPEHFFNEEQTGGGAFIDLGAHPIYIVNRLAGKPKAVTARLEAFYDRSVDDNAIAIVEYETGILGICETSFISLHTPFIKLEVYGSEGTLLIEDDSIRIKSSKLDPYEWVIPEHVPAKGKMPMEQWVDAILNHTVPSITDEDAFLLTQINEAAAKSHRTGERVLI from the coding sequence ATGTTAAAAGTTGCGCTATTAAGCCGATGGCATGTGCACGCAGATGATTATGCAAGAGAAGCGAAAGAAAACCCTAATATTTTCATTTCGGCAATCTGGGATGAAGATGCCGAAAGAGGACGTAAATGGGCAGATGAGCTTGAAGTCCTCTTTATAGAGGATATTGATACATTGCTTGCAGATTCATCCATTGATGCAGTCATCGTAGCTGCTCCAACTGCAATGCATCATCAGATCATAGTGAAAGCGGCAAAAGCAGGCAAGCATATTTTTAGCGAAAAGGTGCTGGCTCTATCTTTTCAGGAAAGCAAGGACATTTTCTCAAGCGTGAAGGAATCAAATGTCCAGCTTATGCTTTCACTTCCAAGGCTTGTTGAAACGCCGTATCTCTATGCGAGTGAAGCAATAGAAAAAGGTTTGCTGGGCAAAGTAAATACTGTACGCTGCAGATGTGCACATGGGTTAGGCCTTCCTTCTGAAACAGAACCCTATGGATGGCTTCCCGAACACTTTTTTAATGAAGAGCAAACTGGCGGAGGAGCATTCATCGATCTAGGGGCGCATCCTATTTATATCGTCAACCGGCTGGCAGGAAAACCAAAAGCGGTGACAGCACGCCTTGAAGCTTTTTATGACCGATCTGTTGATGATAATGCTATTGCAATTGTAGAGTATGAAACTGGAATTCTTGGAATCTGTGAAACTTCCTTTATATCATTGCACACTCCGTTTATAAAATTAGAGGTGTATGGAAGTGAAGGGACTTTACTGATTGAAGACGACAGCATACGAATAAAAAGCAGCAAACTCGACCCATATGAATGGGTGATTCCTGAACATGTCCCAGCAAAAGGGAAAATGCCAATGGAACAATGGGTAGATGCCATCCTGAATCATACCGTGCCATCCATTACGGATGAGGATGCTTTTCTATTAACTCAAATTAATGAAGCGGCGGCAAAATCACATCGAACAGGAGAAAGAGTGCTCATTTAG
- a CDS encoding pullulanase-associated domain-containing protein — protein sequence MSAKKKTIKFFAATCLAVVLVFMNSSAFFFNQKASADSSTTSIIVHFHRYDSNYTNWDLWMWPYQPVNGDGAAYEFTGPTDDFGVTANVQVPGNNSQVGLIVRKNDWSEKNSPDNTYIDLSKGHEVWVVQGDPTIYYSKSDAEAASKPAISSAYLDGKNKVTAKLNAPLVLTNDTSQFSVLDQTAHKWISATSVKSGNTGSNATDLLNITLSKNPDVRHSLLLEVKGYKAKSILPRSVLDLAQYQYKGNDLGNTFTKKSTAFRVWAPTAEDVHLLLFNSENGKVTKKLNMEQGKGGTWKLKVKGNLNNWYYLYEVKVNGQTQDAVDPYVRAISVNGSRGMIVDLQQTNPAGWQKDRH from the coding sequence ATGTCCGCCAAAAAAAAGACTATAAAATTTTTTGCAGCCACTTGTCTGGCCGTTGTTTTGGTATTTATGAATAGTTCGGCCTTTTTCTTTAATCAAAAGGCATCAGCAGATTCATCAACGACAAGCATTATTGTTCATTTTCACCGCTATGATTCCAATTATACAAACTGGGATTTGTGGATGTGGCCTTACCAGCCAGTAAACGGTGATGGTGCAGCTTATGAATTCACAGGACCCACAGATGATTTTGGGGTGACGGCAAATGTTCAGGTTCCCGGAAATAATAGCCAGGTTGGCCTAATTGTCCGCAAAAATGATTGGAGCGAAAAAAACTCCCCGGATAATACGTACATCGACCTTTCTAAAGGCCATGAGGTATGGGTTGTTCAAGGGGATCCGACGATTTACTACAGCAAATCAGATGCTGAGGCTGCTTCTAAGCCGGCTATTTCCAGCGCCTATCTTGATGGAAAAAACAAAGTTACTGCAAAATTGAATGCTCCTTTGGTGTTAACAAATGATACAAGCCAATTTTCAGTTTTAGACCAAACAGCACATAAATGGATTTCAGCCACTTCTGTGAAATCAGGAAACACTGGATCAAATGCAACAGATTTACTAAACATCACTCTTTCCAAAAATCCAGATGTCAGGCACTCTCTTTTATTGGAAGTAAAGGGATACAAGGCTAAATCCATACTGCCGCGTAGTGTGCTGGATTTGGCTCAATATCAATATAAAGGAAATGATCTGGGTAATACATTCACAAAAAAATCAACGGCTTTCCGAGTCTGGGCTCCTACTGCTGAAGATGTTCATTTGCTCCTTTTCAACTCCGAAAATGGAAAAGTGACGAAAAAATTGAATATGGAACAGGGTAAGGGCGGAACCTGGAAATTGAAGGTAAAAGGGAATTTGAATAATTGGTATTACCTTTATGAAGTAAAAGTGAACGGTCAAACACAGGATGCAGTGGATCCGTACGTAAGAGCCATTTCAGTAAATGGTTCAAGAGGAATGATCGTGGATTTACAGCAAACCAATCCAGCAGGCTGGCAGAAGGACCGTCATTAA
- a CDS encoding sodium:solute symporter family protein: MGNGIFHPGLVDYLIILVYFVFVILVGYALKSKMKTGEDFFLSGRSIPGWITSLAFLSANLGAIEMLGMAASGYEYGMMTVHYYWIGAVPAMVFLGIFMMPFYYGSKARSVPEYLKFRYNEATRGFNAISFAVLTVLMSGISLYSMALILKVLLGWSLNFSIIIAAVIVLVYVGIGGLTSSIYNEVIQFFLIWIGLLPLVIMALIDAGGWSGIMAKVPETFAHIWHGTATASGNGMNVDWLGVTLGLGFVLSFGYWTTDFLVVQRALAAKDMTAAQNTPIIASFIKIVTPILTVVPGLAAIVLLPKLGPTSHAGDFNMTLPLLMAKYYPTGILGLGITALLASFMSGMAGNVTAFTTVWTYDIYQAYIKKDASDKHYLWMGRIATIVGMIISIFTAYIVMGFPSLMDYMQTLFGFFNAPLFAVFLLGMFWKRSTGWGGFWGLLCGTLTAAILYFFLPKDFFASAAAGNFWRAWWAFFAAVVIEIVVSMFTKPKTEKELKGLVFGYHEKLVHTHLPWYKRPKVLGSISIIILIILNIWFF; encoded by the coding sequence ATGGGTAACGGTATTTTTCACCCTGGTTTAGTGGACTATTTAATCATTCTTGTTTATTTTGTATTTGTTATTTTAGTTGGTTACGCATTAAAAAGTAAAATGAAAACAGGAGAAGACTTCTTTTTATCCGGCCGTTCGATACCGGGCTGGATTACATCACTTGCATTCCTTTCGGCTAATCTTGGGGCTATAGAAATGCTAGGAATGGCTGCGAGCGGTTACGAGTATGGAATGATGACAGTGCATTATTATTGGATAGGTGCAGTGCCTGCAATGGTATTCCTCGGAATATTTATGATGCCGTTCTATTACGGATCGAAGGCGAGATCGGTGCCTGAATATTTAAAGTTTCGATACAACGAAGCAACAAGAGGATTTAATGCGATATCATTTGCAGTCCTGACGGTTTTAATGTCGGGGATAAGCCTTTATTCAATGGCGCTGATTTTAAAAGTACTGCTGGGCTGGTCATTGAATTTCAGTATCATTATAGCAGCAGTAATCGTATTGGTTTATGTTGGAATTGGCGGTCTTACGTCATCTATTTATAATGAGGTTATTCAATTTTTCCTTATCTGGATTGGTTTATTGCCATTAGTGATCATGGCGCTTATCGATGCTGGAGGCTGGAGTGGAATCATGGCGAAGGTGCCGGAAACATTTGCCCATATTTGGCATGGGACTGCTACAGCATCTGGAAATGGCATGAATGTGGACTGGCTGGGTGTAACACTCGGACTTGGATTTGTTCTATCGTTTGGTTATTGGACAACAGATTTTCTAGTTGTACAGCGTGCCCTGGCGGCAAAAGACATGACGGCAGCTCAAAACACGCCAATTATTGCCTCTTTTATTAAAATAGTTACACCAATTTTAACAGTAGTACCCGGTTTAGCTGCGATTGTATTGCTGCCTAAGCTCGGCCCAACCAGTCATGCAGGTGATTTTAACATGACTCTCCCGCTTTTAATGGCAAAATATTACCCTACAGGTATTTTAGGTCTCGGTATCACCGCGCTGCTTGCATCCTTCATGTCTGGTATGGCTGGAAATGTAACCGCATTTACAACTGTTTGGACTTATGACATTTATCAGGCATACATCAAGAAAGATGCTTCCGATAAACATTACCTGTGGATGGGGCGGATCGCAACAATAGTGGGTATGATTATCAGTATTTTTACAGCCTATATCGTAATGGGCTTCCCGAGCTTAATGGATTACATGCAGACATTGTTCGGTTTCTTTAATGCTCCTTTATTTGCTGTTTTCTTGCTTGGAATGTTCTGGAAGAGGTCTACAGGCTGGGGAGGATTTTGGGGACTTCTTTGCGGAACGCTTACTGCCGCTATTCTTTATTTCTTTCTTCCAAAAGATTTCTTCGCCAGTGCGGCAGCAGGGAACTTTTGGAGAGCATGGTGGGCATTTTTTGCAGCCGTTGTTATTGAAATCGTTGTCAGCATGTTCACAAAACCGAAAACAGAGAAAGAGCTCAAGGGTCTTGTGTTTGGATATCATGAAAAGCTGGTTCATACACATCTTCCGTGGTATAAAAGGCCAAAAGTGCTGGGTTCTATCTCAATTATCATTTTAATTATATTAAATATTTGGTTCTTTTAA
- the sigH gene encoding RNA polymerase sporulation sigma factor SigH — protein MEIGRIQAANPAGLEDEVLVKRFRKGDGEALNFLLHRYQRLVRAMSSRYFLRGADREDIFQEGMLGLYKAIRDFKEEKGASFKSFASLCINRQLITAVKISTRQKHAPLNTSISLNKPLNEEDKDCTLLDIIPGDNGLGPEEMIIGQERANDLAGKIISMLSGLERKVLALYLDGLTYEEMSEHLKQPLKAIDNALQRVKRKLSRFMEEKKSPHMLKHVFESPAREKLFSS, from the coding sequence ATTGAAATCGGACGGATACAGGCAGCGAACCCGGCGGGATTAGAAGATGAAGTTTTGGTAAAGCGCTTTCGAAAAGGTGACGGTGAAGCATTGAATTTTTTATTACATAGATACCAGAGGCTGGTTCGGGCCATGTCAAGCCGCTACTTTTTAAGGGGGGCAGACCGGGAGGATATCTTTCAGGAGGGAATGCTTGGTTTATATAAAGCCATTCGTGATTTTAAAGAAGAAAAAGGAGCATCCTTTAAATCCTTTGCCTCCCTTTGTATTAATCGTCAATTGATTACTGCAGTAAAAATATCAACAAGGCAAAAGCATGCCCCCCTAAACACTTCCATATCATTAAACAAGCCATTAAATGAAGAGGACAAGGATTGTACGCTTCTGGATATTATTCCTGGTGATAACGGCCTGGGGCCTGAAGAAATGATCATTGGTCAGGAGAGGGCGAACGATTTAGCAGGAAAAATCATCAGCATGCTGAGCGGATTGGAAAGAAAGGTATTGGCACTGTACTTGGATGGCTTAACGTATGAGGAAATGTCAGAGCACTTAAAGCAGCCTTTAAAGGCAATAGATAATGCTCTTCAACGGGTAAAACGAAAGCTCAGCAGGTTTATGGAGGAAAAAAAATCTCCCCATATGTTAAAACATGTTTTTGAAAGTCCTGCGAGAGAGAAGCTTTTCTCCAGCTGA
- a CDS encoding PLP-dependent aminotransferase family protein: protein MFNDFKLIEGRPVYIQLKEYLKKHITNGNLPANHKLPSTRELSALLSLSRNTVLTAYAELEQEELIYALKGKGHFVSMVDIARGSSPENIYWNEKMNAAAISAEEMDLMKHGVKWEKGMISFNSIAPDEELFDMTNVKRSFMARMSIEGEILLNYGYAKGYRPLMEYLKNYMEVKGVDLTDKDILITNGFTEGLDIFLSSIHRKYSSVLCENPTHYSAIKLFRLHGFHITGIEMQEDGVNLQRLEKELGQNKFDFAYFIPSYHNPTGIVTSSEKRMEIIRLMAAHHIPIVEDGFNEELRYSGSHVAPLAAFEGLGNSVVYIGSFSKILFPGLRVGWILADKELIYYLESIKRARTIHTSTLDQALLYQYLHDGYFEKYLKKAKMVYKKKYEAAIQACRQYLPYKKLSGDGGLHLFIEFEDSINTRSLLTKCLEKGIVFSPGDVFYTNGQGGNTLRLGFSRLTEKQIKTGIKQIGEILKKSEGLNK, encoded by the coding sequence TTGTTCAATGATTTTAAATTAATCGAAGGACGGCCCGTTTATATACAGCTAAAAGAATATTTAAAGAAACATATAACGAATGGAAATTTACCTGCAAACCATAAGCTCCCCTCCACACGTGAGCTGAGTGCATTGCTTTCTTTGAGCAGAAATACAGTGCTTACAGCTTATGCTGAACTGGAGCAGGAAGAACTAATCTATGCCCTGAAAGGAAAAGGGCACTTCGTCAGCATGGTGGATATAGCCAGAGGTTCATCACCAGAAAACATTTACTGGAATGAAAAAATGAATGCAGCAGCCATATCAGCTGAAGAAATGGATCTCATGAAGCATGGGGTGAAATGGGAAAAAGGAATGATCTCGTTTAATAGTATTGCACCGGATGAAGAGCTGTTCGATATGACAAATGTGAAAAGATCCTTTATGGCCCGTATGTCCATTGAGGGTGAGATTCTCCTTAATTATGGATATGCGAAAGGCTACAGACCCCTGATGGAATACTTAAAGAACTACATGGAGGTCAAAGGGGTTGACCTAACGGATAAAGACATCCTGATTACAAACGGATTTACGGAAGGACTGGACATCTTTTTATCTTCTATTCACCGAAAGTACAGCAGTGTCCTCTGCGAAAATCCCACTCACTATTCTGCCATAAAGCTCTTCAGGCTTCACGGCTTTCACATTACTGGGATTGAAATGCAAGAAGACGGTGTCAATCTTCAAAGGCTTGAGAAAGAGCTTGGTCAAAATAAGTTTGACTTTGCCTACTTCATTCCTTCCTATCATAACCCAACTGGAATTGTTACTTCGTCAGAAAAAAGAATGGAAATCATTCGTTTGATGGCAGCCCATCATATCCCTATAGTGGAGGATGGTTTCAATGAGGAGCTTCGCTATTCGGGGTCCCATGTGGCACCGTTGGCAGCTTTCGAAGGCCTGGGCAACAGTGTCGTTTACATCGGAAGTTTCTCAAAGATCCTTTTTCCCGGCCTGCGTGTAGGATGGATTCTTGCTGACAAAGAACTCATTTACTATCTTGAAAGTATTAAAAGAGCCCGTACCATTCATACTTCTACATTGGATCAGGCTTTGCTGTACCAATATTTACATGATGGCTATTTTGAGAAATATTTAAAGAAAGCAAAGATGGTTTATAAGAAAAAATATGAAGCAGCTATTCAGGCCTGCAGACAATACCTTCCATATAAAAAATTATCCGGTGATGGTGGCTTGCATCTGTTTATTGAATTTGAGGATTCAATAAACACCCGCTCCCTCTTAACTAAATGCCTTGAAAAAGGGATTGTCTTCTCGCCGGGAGATGTTTTTTATACAAACGGTCAAGGCGGCAATACTCTCCGTCTTGGATTTTCCAGATTAACTGAAAAGCAAATTAAAACTGGAATTAAACAAATTGGTGAAATACTAAAAAAAAGTGAGGGACTAAACAAATGA
- a CDS encoding D-alanine--D-alanine ligase: MKVGVIMGGFSSERQISLMTGDEMIRHLDSSQYEAVPIIIDEKKVWIEKAKGIDAALIALHGKYGEDGTIQGTLDTLGIPYTGSGVLSSSVCMDKNMSKKIFRFHDIKTPNWIIFTKNEGIHTHAAEQLGYPVVVKPNSGGSSVGVKIVYNEESLAPAVEEVFKWDDEVLIEEYIKGDEITCAILNGELLPIVGIEAQGEFFDYISKYEDLSTVEKVIELPPDVFERVSKAALSCYKELKCSVYARIDMIIKNGIPYVMEINTLPGMTKNSLLPKSAEAAGISFSQLLSLILEASIQK, from the coding sequence ATGAAAGTTGGCGTAATCATGGGAGGTTTTTCCTCAGAAAGACAAATCTCTCTTATGACCGGCGATGAAATGATAAGACACCTGGATAGCAGCCAATACGAGGCTGTCCCTATCATAATTGATGAAAAAAAAGTTTGGATTGAAAAAGCAAAAGGAATTGACGCAGCACTCATAGCACTTCATGGAAAATATGGGGAGGATGGCACCATTCAAGGTACACTTGATACTTTGGGTATTCCCTACACAGGCAGCGGTGTACTTTCTAGCAGCGTGTGCATGGATAAGAATATGTCAAAGAAAATTTTTCGTTTTCATGACATTAAAACACCTAATTGGATTATTTTCACAAAAAATGAAGGCATTCATACTCATGCTGCTGAACAGCTTGGCTATCCCGTTGTCGTAAAGCCTAATTCAGGAGGATCCAGTGTAGGGGTAAAAATCGTTTATAATGAAGAATCGCTTGCTCCCGCTGTTGAGGAAGTCTTTAAGTGGGATGACGAAGTGCTTATTGAAGAATATATAAAAGGTGATGAAATCACTTGCGCCATTCTGAATGGAGAATTACTCCCTATTGTGGGAATAGAAGCACAAGGTGAATTTTTCGATTACATCTCTAAATATGAGGACCTTTCAACAGTGGAAAAAGTAATCGAGCTACCGCCGGATGTCTTTGAACGGGTTTCAAAGGCTGCACTTTCTTGTTATAAAGAACTGAAATGCAGCGTTTATGCAAGAATTGATATGATAATTAAAAACGGAATTCCATACGTAATGGAGATCAATACATTGCCTGGAATGACAAAAAACAGCCTTTTGCCAAAAAGTGCAGAAGCTGCAGGAATATCATTCAGCCAGCTGCTAAGCCTAATTTTAGAAGCATCCATACAAAAATAG
- a CDS encoding YukJ family protein, with amino-acid sequence MPVNRYGVLKGQPKETIDGTAQSPHYQVRIQDDNGVQYRIAVNVSSQSQPSQVLYFASEDINTDETTNLTALGTGFTYIQNNQPDIGLDYQRGNLFDHTKMIPLPETLPGPDNDLNDAIDSYFKAAIQENATVYAFGDIWENETKPDPYFHFTPGNGIHDIHMNQGNVGQWTEDDGIWQDGGILINFDKTSQKWVGIFLAFQSQSWCTDDNGHAIKPVDECNYQTK; translated from the coding sequence ATGCCGGTTAATCGTTACGGAGTATTAAAAGGACAACCAAAAGAAACAATTGATGGAACTGCACAAAGCCCTCATTACCAGGTGAGAATCCAAGATGATAACGGTGTGCAGTACAGGATAGCCGTGAATGTTTCTTCACAATCTCAGCCATCACAGGTATTGTATTTTGCAAGCGAAGATATAAATACGGATGAAACAACAAACTTGACTGCCCTTGGCACTGGATTTACATATATCCAAAATAATCAGCCTGATATAGGCCTTGATTATCAACGCGGAAACCTTTTTGACCATACAAAAATGATTCCGCTGCCTGAGACATTGCCAGGTCCAGACAACGACTTAAATGACGCAATTGACAGCTATTTTAAAGCTGCCATTCAAGAGAATGCCACTGTGTATGCGTTTGGAGATATTTGGGAAAACGAAACCAAACCTGATCCTTATTTTCATTTTACGCCGGGAAACGGGATTCATGATATCCATATGAATCAGGGGAATGTCGGTCAATGGACAGAGGATGATGGAATTTGGCAGGATGGAGGCATATTGATTAACTTTGATAAGACATCCCAAAAATGGGTGGGGATTTTCCTGGCATTCCAATCCCAATCCTGGTGTACGGATGATAATGGTCATGCTATAAAGCCTGTAGATGAATGTAACTATCAAACAAAATGA
- a CDS encoding MFS transporter produces the protein MKKNRANMIYTIFVFTILAAFDNLIIGLFPPLFQSISHDLHIKLADMGIISAVNILVTAVSSIFWGYLSGRFKRKRLIMAGTLIWALSVFLTAICTSFFQLLLFQILTGIGLGCIASIGFSVLTDSIPYRMRGLVLSLWGMAQGLGGIGGSIMASLIATASSWRTPFEIVGFIGLILIVLYFFVQEPSRGGADPELQELIKSGKSYKHMIQAKQILTIAFKGSNKYLFLQAFFMNVATGSLIWLPTLYIFKIQFEGYRMSTAMIASGYLYAIFQLGGMSSALFGHIGDRLQRKSYKGRAYFTALFVFLTLPFYVFMFLLPMNHLSLPENGNPPLILIALIKQIFLNPWIALLFLLSVFASASQSANTPNWLALISDVNLPEHRGAAFSLANLSNSLGRTLGNVGVGVLLNVVSSWSHEPYSYTITLSLLQAFLIPAGLCYILMAKHNVLDIRNVKATLRARSKG, from the coding sequence TTGAAAAAAAACAGAGCAAACATGATATATACAATCTTTGTCTTCACTATTTTGGCTGCATTTGACAATTTAATAATCGGCCTTTTTCCGCCATTATTCCAATCTATCTCCCATGATTTACACATTAAGCTTGCTGATATGGGGATTATATCTGCAGTGAATATTTTAGTCACTGCCGTGTCTTCTATTTTCTGGGGCTATCTCTCCGGAAGGTTTAAAAGAAAAAGACTGATTATGGCTGGAACGCTGATTTGGGCATTATCGGTTTTCTTAACGGCCATTTGTACCAGCTTCTTTCAGTTGCTTTTGTTCCAAATCCTTACGGGTATAGGGCTTGGATGTATTGCGTCCATTGGCTTCAGTGTGTTGACCGATTCTATCCCATACCGGATGAGAGGGCTTGTCCTGAGCCTGTGGGGTATGGCACAGGGTCTTGGCGGGATTGGAGGCTCTATAATGGCCTCTTTAATTGCTACTGCTTCAAGCTGGAGGACTCCGTTTGAAATAGTTGGTTTTATCGGTCTCATTTTAATTGTGCTTTACTTTTTTGTTCAGGAGCCTTCAAGGGGAGGAGCAGATCCCGAACTTCAAGAGCTCATTAAAAGCGGCAAATCATATAAACACATGATTCAGGCTAAGCAAATTTTAACAATAGCATTTAAAGGCAGCAATAAATATCTTTTTTTGCAGGCTTTCTTTATGAATGTTGCAACAGGAAGTTTGATTTGGCTTCCAACCCTTTACATTTTTAAAATTCAATTTGAGGGCTACAGGATGTCTACAGCAATGATTGCTTCTGGGTACTTATATGCTATTTTTCAGCTAGGCGGTATGTCATCTGCTTTATTTGGCCATATCGGAGACAGGCTCCAAAGGAAGTCCTATAAAGGCAGAGCTTATTTCACAGCCTTATTTGTTTTTCTTACGCTGCCCTTTTATGTGTTTATGTTTTTACTTCCTATGAACCACCTTTCATTGCCGGAGAATGGAAATCCTCCACTTATCCTTATTGCACTTATTAAGCAAATATTCTTAAATCCATGGATTGCCTTATTGTTTTTGCTGTCTGTATTTGCATCTGCAAGCCAATCCGCCAATACTCCTAATTGGCTTGCTCTGATATCAGACGTTAATCTCCCAGAGCATAGAGGGGCCGCATTCAGTTTAGCAAACCTATCTAACAGCCTTGGCAGAACTCTGGGAAATGTAGGAGTTGGGGTTTTGTTGAATGTCGTTTCAAGCTGGAGCCATGAACCTTATAGCTACACCATAACTCTTTCGCTGCTGCAGGCTTTTCTTATTCCAGCAGGGCTATGTTACATTTTGATGGCTAAGCATAACGTTTTGGATATCAGGAATGTTAAGGCAACACTCAGAGCGAGGTCAAAAGGATAA
- a CDS encoding MGDG synthase family glycosyltransferase: MSKNILIISSDNTGHGHKSITESLCEKVDDHNVNIHVVDGFSLGGEVLLSVGKSYGPITRTAEGLWKLVWNLSSLKPAVVNQMIETVIKNNFLKLLEEFKPDIILSVHPNFNGSILNILEKQGIKIPFVTLIADLVSIYPLWADKRADYIISPTVEAKEKCIEYGVPSENIKVLGFPVRSRFYRKAANPKKTYTPNEGKPLKCLIMSGGEGVGNMKNIAENLLDHFDCNVKIVAGRNVKMKKKLENALGKYGQKVEVYGFTKDIQDLMFSSDIAFTRGSPNVMFEAFASNTPIIITGALPGQEEGNPGFAEKFNLGIICKSTQDIEPTIEELLANNAEKLNNIIESQQNFINEHAAEDIVQFLLNLDDPVYQTSVSLSYN, translated from the coding sequence ATGAGCAAAAACATCCTAATCATTTCCTCTGATAATACAGGACATGGTCATAAAAGCATAACAGAATCCCTTTGCGAGAAAGTGGATGACCATAACGTTAATATACATGTAGTAGATGGATTTTCACTGGGCGGCGAAGTGCTCCTCAGTGTAGGTAAATCTTATGGACCTATTACAAGGACTGCTGAAGGACTATGGAAGCTGGTTTGGAATCTATCTTCTTTAAAACCGGCAGTAGTGAATCAAATGATTGAAACAGTCATAAAAAATAATTTCCTAAAACTTTTAGAGGAATTTAAACCGGATATCATTTTATCTGTGCATCCAAACTTTAACGGTTCCATTCTAAACATTCTGGAAAAACAAGGAATAAAAATTCCCTTTGTTACTTTGATTGCCGATTTAGTCAGCATTTATCCATTATGGGCAGATAAACGGGCAGATTATATTATAAGTCCTACAGTTGAAGCCAAGGAAAAATGCATTGAATATGGCGTACCAAGTGAGAATATTAAAGTACTGGGCTTCCCTGTACGTTCCCGTTTTTACCGTAAAGCAGCTAATCCTAAAAAAACATATACACCTAATGAAGGCAAGCCTTTAAAATGCCTGATTATGAGCGGCGGCGAAGGTGTAGGAAATATGAAAAATATCGCTGAAAACCTTCTGGACCATTTTGACTGCAATGTCAAAATTGTGGCAGGACGCAATGTTAAAATGAAAAAGAAGCTTGAAAATGCATTGGGAAAATACGGTCAAAAGGTCGAAGTGTACGGTTTTACCAAAGATATCCAAGATCTTATGTTCAGCTCTGATATTGCTTTTACAAGAGGCAGTCCAAATGTCATGTTTGAAGCTTTTGCGAGTAATACACCTATTATTATTACAGGAGCCCTTCCAGGCCAAGAGGAAGGTAACCCGGGTTTTGCAGAAAAATTTAATCTTGGGATAATTTGCAAAAGTACACAGGACATCGAGCCGACAATTGAAGAGCTGCTTGCAAATAATGCTGAGAAACTGAACAACATTATTGAGTCTCAGCAAAATTTTATTAATGAGCATGCTGCAGAGGATATAGTTCAATTTCTTTTAAATCTCGATGATCCTGTATATCAGACATCAGTTAGCCTTTCTTATAATTAA